Genomic DNA from Flavobacterium sp. N502540:
ACACTATGATTCTGCTACTTAAAAAACCATTTCTTTAAAATTTATCAAAAATAATTCAACTAAATATTGCGAAACTGAATAGTTGCGCGTATATTTGCAACCAATTGGTTTCTTAATTAAAACCGGAATATTATGAGACGTGACATTTTTCAGGCCATAGCCGACCCGACAAGAAGGTCAATTCTAACTCTTATCGCTGTACAGGCAATGACACCAAATGCCATCGCAGAGAACTTCAATGCCTCCCGACAATCAGTTTCGAAACACCTTCGCATACTGGTAGAATGCGATTTACTTAAACAGGAACAGCAAGGCCGGGAAATTTATTATTCGCTTGAAATTGAAAAAATGAAAGAGATTGATCAATGGTTAGTCCAATTCAGGGAAATCTGGGAAACCAAGTTCAATCAGCTTGACGAACTATTAGTAACGCTTAAAAAACAGAACAAATGAAAAACGATTTGCAATTTGATTTTACCGTAGACAAAGCCACCAAAACGGTAATCATAAACCGAGAATTTAATGCAGAACTTCCGCTGGTTTGGGATGCTTTTACAAAACCGGAACTTCTGGATCAATGGGTAGCTCCAAAGCCCTGGTCGTCTAAAACCAAACACATGACTTTTGAAGTTGGCGGGCGCAGATTCTACGCCATGGTAAGCCCCGAAGGATTCGAACGCTGGGCGGTTCAGGAATACACTTCGATTACGCCAAAGACGAATTTTAAGATGTTCAATACTTTTGCAGACCAAAATGAAAACCGCGAACTGCCGGGCTCCAACTGGGATCATAGCTTTAGCGAACAAAACGGCATTACCAAGGTGAGCATCACCATTGTAAATGAATCTTTGGAACGTCTGGAAAAAATGATTGAAATGGGCTTCGAACAAGGTTTCAAAATGAGCATCGACAACCTGGAACAATTACTAAAAACTTTATCAGAATAATAATAAAGAAACGCTGATTGCGCGGATTCGTTTCACGAAAACGCGGATCTACGCGGATTTTTATGGTAGTAATATTTTGAAGACATCAATTAACTTCTACCTAATAATATAAAAAAATCTGTGTTGATCCGCGTTTTCGCAGAGCGAATCAGTATCATCTGTGTGCTTTGTGCGTTCCAACTACACAGAACAAAAATTCACACACAGTACCCCAAAATGCAATAACAGAACAAATCTGTATACCCTCTTTGATCAACTTCATGAAATAAATCTTACTTTTGATCCAACACTATCCTCAATATGGTTTCGATAAAAACATTTGATCAGGCGACAGATTTAGAACAGCCCAGACGCGTTTTAAAATATGTACTTGTGTATTGCACTTCGGGTTCGACTATTATTTCTATAGATGAAAATGAATTTACCTTAACCGAAAATGCTGTAATCACCATTACTTCCGGTCAGATTCATTATTTTAAAAACATCGGGAATGCAACGGGATTTATTTTAGAATTTACCTATAATTTTTTCTGCAAAGACGATACGGATATGGAATTGATTTTCCATAACGGACTGTTTTGTCACTTTGCCATGAATGAAATGATTGTGGTGGACAATAGCTCGTTTGTTATTCAGGAATTAGAAACGATAGGCAAAGAATTACTACAAATGCCTTATCAATACCTCACCTCTATTCACAGCCGTATTGAATTGATATTGATTGAAATCAACCGAACCAAAATTAATCGAGGGGATGAAATCTACAAACCCGATGCACTGTTTCTTCACTTTCTGGAAACGATTTTACAAAACTTCGACAAAAACCTTTCTGTAAACGAAATCGCTGTTCTGATCGGTACAACAGAATCAAAACTAAACGAACTTTCAAAACTGCATACCAATAAAACGGCTCAAAATGTAATTTTTGGTTTAATCATTTCCGAAGCCAAACGTCTTTTTACCTACGAGAAACTATCGGTAAAAGAAGTCGCTTATGCTTTAGGGTTTAATGATCCTTTTTACTTTTCTAATTTCTTCAAAAAACACACCAACACTTCCCCAAAAGCCTATAAAGAAAATACTGCACATTCGTAATTTCACCCAATTCATCGTTTTTAACGTTTGCTTTTTCAATTGATTACATGCTTTTTCAAGGATTCTCTATTCTTTAGCAACACTGCCTTCCGCATCTTTGTATTGTAATAATCAAGCAATCAAAAAGATGAAAAAAAATCAGAAATATGCCGTTTTGCTTTTGCGGGTTGCCTTAGCAGCAGGTTTTTTATCCGCCGTTTCAAGTCGGTTAGGATTGTGGGGCACACAATCTTCGGGTTGGGAAAACTTTCTAGCCTATACCGAACAAGTCAATTCTTTTGTTCCTAAAAACTGGATTCCAACTATTGCTATTGCATCGACAATTTTGGAAACACTATTGGCTTTACTCCTGCTCATTGGCTATCACACTAAATTTTCGGCTGTTGGCGGTGCCCTATTAACTTTTGGCTTTGCACTTGCCATGACTTATTCTTTTGGAGTAAAAGAGCCTTTAGATTATTCTGTATTTACCTTTTCTATGGCCGCTTTTCTTTTGTCAACTGTAGAAAAATACCACTGGAGTTTAGATGAAATCCTTTCGAAAAATAAACCAAACTAAAAAATTACTATAATGGAAAAACAAATCACAAGAAGCAACGAAAAAGACTGGAAACTTCTAATTGAAGAAGGCGTAAAAACGGATGGTATCTTTGCCAAATCCTTATACTTTGACCCCACTACAAACAGACCCACTGTTTTTTTACTAAAATTTGAAGCGGGTGCTTCGTATCCTAATCACGTTCATCCTGCGGGAGAAGAAATTTATGTACTTGAAGGCGAAGTCCGCTCCGGAAAAGACGAATTGAAAACGGGCGATTATATGTACATGCCACCGGGAAGCAGTCACTCTGTATTTTCTAAAACCGGCTGTGTGTTACTGTTTAAGGTGCCTGAGGAAGTTGTAATACTTAAATAAACACATTCCACATTTTCACATCTTACCTAAAAAAACTACTTGCAGGATCAGATTTTTAATTCGGTCCTGCAAATTTCTTTTAGCCAATAACAAAAGTCAAAAAAGATAAATAAATCTTAAAATTTACTTTAGCCTATTGAATATACGTAGCTAACTACGTAAATTTGAACTAAAATTATTTTTTATGGTATTAGAGCAATCAAAATCATTGGTATTGGGAAATCTTTTGCAGCGTTTGAATGAGAACCTGAGGAAAGAAGCGCAGTTATTCTACAAAAGTCAGAACATCGATTTTGAACCTAAATGGTTTCCGGTGGTGTATGTGCTTTCGCAGAAAAAGGCTATTAGTGTTGTCGAACTCTCACAGGAAATTGGCTACTCTCACCCCACTACTATTTCGTTATTGAAAGAACTGGAAAAAAAAGAACTGATTGGTTCAGCGAAAGACGCCAAAGATGAAAGGAAACGCCTGATTACCCTTACGGACAAAGCCAACGAGATGATCGATCAATTACAGCCTTTATGGCAAATCATGACCGAAGCGCTGATTGAACTCACTGATACCGAAAATAATTTGTTTAAAGCCATACACGAAGTAACCCAGAATTTAAAAACTAAAAATCTTTTTGACCGAATGACCACTATTAAAGAAATGAAGAGCGAATCTGCTCAAAAATCAACAGGAAATACTGTAAAAGTTGAGAAGATTGAGGACGATAAATTAATAGAAATTGCTTTTGCCATTCGTCGTCAAGTATTTGTTGAAGAACAAAATGTATCGCAGGAACGCGAATCTATGGACGACGAAGAAGCTGTTCACTATCTCGCAACTGTTAATGGCTTACCGGCCGGAGCAGCACGCTACCGCCAAATGGAAAAGGGTTTTAAAATTGAACGCATTGCCGTTTTGAATACTTATCGCGGGAAACGAATTGGAGAGGCAATTTTGCAAAAAATCTTAGCGGATTTAAAAGATGAGGAAAAGATCTATTTGTACGCACAAGTCAATGCAAGTCGTTTTTACATCAAAAACGGATTTAAACAAACCGATAATTTTTTCCTGGATGCAGGAATCGAGCATGTCGAAATGGATTATGTAAAAAAGTGAAATGACAACGAGTCCTTGTCAATATTTTTACAACTCCGTTTTTCTATTCTAAAAAATCTCTACAGCTGCCGCGCTCGTGAATTAAAAAATGACAAATTTTAAATCATACTCACGAGCGAAATGCAGGTGCAAAAAGCAATCTTTCTTTTTCTTTTCCACAAACGAAATAATATAGAGCTTACCCATAAGAGACAAGTATTTGAATCTGTTGCTCTGAAAGAGCTTTAGCAGTAACATGGTACAAAGTGCCATGAATAAGGTGGGCACCTCTTTAAGCCCTGTAAGGGCGAAAGCATAACCCAAAAGCACCTATCTTATTTTATGACATTTCCGAAAATTAGCAACTTTTAATCAGCATCTTATGCTTTATTTATAACTGCTTATGCCCCTTCAGGGCAATATGATTCATTATCTTAATTTATAGTGCGTTGCACTATTTTTATGCTTTTGGACTTTCAGCCCTTTTTAAACATTTCAAATATTTATACCGAAAGAGAACACTAATTCTAAAATCAGCTGTAATAAAAAAATCTCTTTAATGAAGAGCTGAAATCGTTAATAAAAGGAATAACTTCTATCAACCCCACAACATTTTACGTTGATCCGTCCCTCGTTTAGCCCTGATTGCAGCGATATCCTTTTTCTGGTCTCGTTTCTTTAACGAGAACAGAAAAAGATTTAGCGAAAAGCAGGACAAATGGTTTTAAAAGTGCCAAAATGTTCTGCTTCTAAAAAAAACTACACTTCAAAAAATCCAATAAAATAAAGGCTTCACGAAGTTTTTATTGATTGCCT
This window encodes:
- a CDS encoding cupin domain-containing protein, translating into MEKQITRSNEKDWKLLIEEGVKTDGIFAKSLYFDPTTNRPTVFLLKFEAGASYPNHVHPAGEEIYVLEGEVRSGKDELKTGDYMYMPPGSSHSVFSKTGCVLLFKVPEEVVILK
- a CDS encoding ArsR/SmtB family transcription factor — translated: MRRDIFQAIADPTRRSILTLIAVQAMTPNAIAENFNASRQSVSKHLRILVECDLLKQEQQGREIYYSLEIEKMKEIDQWLVQFREIWETKFNQLDELLVTLKKQNK
- a CDS encoding MauE/DoxX family redox-associated membrane protein; the encoded protein is MKKNQKYAVLLLRVALAAGFLSAVSSRLGLWGTQSSGWENFLAYTEQVNSFVPKNWIPTIAIASTILETLLALLLLIGYHTKFSAVGGALLTFGFALAMTYSFGVKEPLDYSVFTFSMAAFLLSTVEKYHWSLDEILSKNKPN
- a CDS encoding helix-turn-helix domain-containing protein, which encodes MVSIKTFDQATDLEQPRRVLKYVLVYCTSGSTIISIDENEFTLTENAVITITSGQIHYFKNIGNATGFILEFTYNFFCKDDTDMELIFHNGLFCHFAMNEMIVVDNSSFVIQELETIGKELLQMPYQYLTSIHSRIELILIEINRTKINRGDEIYKPDALFLHFLETILQNFDKNLSVNEIAVLIGTTESKLNELSKLHTNKTAQNVIFGLIISEAKRLFTYEKLSVKEVAYALGFNDPFYFSNFFKKHTNTSPKAYKENTAHS
- a CDS encoding bifunctional helix-turn-helix transcriptional regulator/GNAT family N-acetyltransferase — its product is MVLEQSKSLVLGNLLQRLNENLRKEAQLFYKSQNIDFEPKWFPVVYVLSQKKAISVVELSQEIGYSHPTTISLLKELEKKELIGSAKDAKDERKRLITLTDKANEMIDQLQPLWQIMTEALIELTDTENNLFKAIHEVTQNLKTKNLFDRMTTIKEMKSESAQKSTGNTVKVEKIEDDKLIEIAFAIRRQVFVEEQNVSQERESMDDEEAVHYLATVNGLPAGAARYRQMEKGFKIERIAVLNTYRGKRIGEAILQKILADLKDEEKIYLYAQVNASRFYIKNGFKQTDNFFLDAGIEHVEMDYVKK
- a CDS encoding SRPBCC family protein; amino-acid sequence: MKNDLQFDFTVDKATKTVIINREFNAELPLVWDAFTKPELLDQWVAPKPWSSKTKHMTFEVGGRRFYAMVSPEGFERWAVQEYTSITPKTNFKMFNTFADQNENRELPGSNWDHSFSEQNGITKVSITIVNESLERLEKMIEMGFEQGFKMSIDNLEQLLKTLSE